The Gemmatimonadota bacterium region CACCGATGAGCGAGCCGGCGATGCTGCGGCGGCCCATGATCAACCCCAGGACGCTCGGCGAGGCATGCGGCGTCGCGGGCACGCCGACCATCACCATCGTGCCGTCGCGCTTCAGGGCACCGACGAAGGGATCGAGGTTGTGCGAGGCGGCGACGGTGTTGAGGATGAAGTCGAACGTCCTGGCCTCGGCGGCCATCGCGGCCGCATCCGTGCTGATCACCACGCGGTGCGCGCCGAGCGCCGTGGCATCGGCCGCCTTGCTCGGCGTGGTGGTGAACACCGTCACCTTGGCACCCATCGCGGCGGCAATCTTGACGCCCATGTGGCCGAGGCCACCGAGTCCGACGACGCCGACGGTGCTTCCCTTGCCGACCTTCCAGTGGCTCAACGGCGAGTAGGTGGTGATCCCGGCGCAGAGCAGCGGGGCGGCCGCGGCGAGGTTGAGGTTCGGTGGGACCCGCAGCACGAAGGCCTGGTCAACGGTGATGTCGGTGGTGTAGCCGCCGTAGGTCGGCCCGCCAGTGTGCTTGTCCACGCCCATGTAGGTGCCGACGAAGCCGCTGCCGGTGCAGTAGTTCTCAAGCCCTTCCTGGCACGAGGGGCAGGTGCGGCAGGAATCGACCATGCAGCCGACGCCGACGGTGTCCCCGACCTTGAAGCCCGTCACGTCGCTGCCCACTGCCGTCACGTGGCCGACGATCTCGTGGCCCGGGATCGCCGGATACGGGATCGGGCCCCAGTCGCCCTTCACGAAGTGCAGGTCCGAGTGGCAGACGCCACAGTAGACAATGTCGATCGCGACATCGGTCGGGCCCGGCGCACGGCGGGTGATGGTATGGGCAGCAAGCGGCGTGTCGCCTGAGAAGGCGGCAAAGGCGTTCGTCATGAGGTCGGGAGTCCTGGGCTGTGAGGGGCGCGGGGGAGGACCCCAATGATAGCGCGCCGGCCCGCCCGGTCGCAGGACCATCGCGTCGGCGGAGCGCATCGGGGCCGATGTGGCGCGCCTGGCTCCATCCACGATGCCGGCATCGCCCGCAAAGATCGCGGCGGGCTCCATCCATGGATGGAGGCGCGCCGACCCCGATCAGTCCTGCCAGGTCGAGAACACCCACACGATCAGGCCGGCCACCGTCACGATCGCGGCCGCGCCGCCGATCCGCCCCGGCTTTCCGCCGAGCCGCAGTCCGGCCGCGAACGACGCGCTGCTCACATCCTTCACGGGGCCATTGAGGGTCCAGATCCGACGCGTCCCGGCGGCGGCCTGGATCGAGAGGCCGATCTTGTCCTTGTGCATCACCGCCACGTCGACCAGCAGCGGCCCCGTCAGATCGTCGTTCCGTGCGATCATCACACTCGGCGTCAGGTCGAGCGTCGTCGTCGGCGAGGCGTGATAGCGAAGCCGAGGCCCGAGCGCGAGATAGGCGTTGCCGTCCAGAATGCCGGCCGTGAGGACGCCACCCGCCGACGTCCGCGCACCGACCGGCGTCA contains the following coding sequences:
- a CDS encoding NAD(P)-dependent alcohol dehydrogenase, translated to MTNAFAAFSGDTPLAAHTITRRAPGPTDVAIDIVYCGVCHSDLHFVKGDWGPIPYPAIPGHEIVGHVTAVGSDVTGFKVGDTVGVGCMVDSCRTCPSCQEGLENYCTGSGFVGTYMGVDKHTGGPTYGGYTTDITVDQAFVLRVPPNLNLAAAAPLLCAGITTYSPLSHWKVGKGSTVGVVGLGGLGHMGVKIAAAMGAKVTVFTTTPSKAADATALGAHRVVISTDAAAMAAEARTFDFILNTVAASHNLDPFVGALKRDGTMVMVGVPATPHASPSVLGLIMGRRSIAGSLIGGIKETQEMLDFCGEHNIVADIELIPMQEINTAYERMLKSDVKYRFVIEMQSIK